GAGCGCGGACGTCCGGAAGGATCCGCGGATCACGGCCGGACCACCCCGCTGGGCCGGCCTCGGACCTGCCGTCGCCGTGCCGATCGCCACCGGCGAGGGCCGTGCGCGCGGTGTGCTGCTGCTGGCCCGGGCCGCCGGGCGACCCCTGTTCGAGGAGGACGAGTCGGCGCCGCTGGCGGGCTTCGCCGCCCAGGCGGCCGTCGCCATGGAGCTGGCGGAGCGGCGCCGCGACGCGGAGCAGCTCCTGCTGCTCCAGGAGCGCGACCGGATCGCCCGGGACCTGCACGACCTGGCGATCCAGCGGCTGTTCGCCACCGGCATGACCCTCCAGGGCGCGACCCGGTTCATCGATCACCCGGAGGCGGCCGACCGGGTGCTGCGGGCCATCGACGACCTCGACGAGACCGCGAAGACGATCCGGGCCACGATCTTCGGGCTACGGGCCCGCGAGGCCGGTCCGCAGGCCAAGGGCCTGCGCGCCCGCGCGGTGGAGGCGGTCGAACGGGCGGCCGAGGCACTGGGCTTCTCCCCGGCCTGCGGATGACCGGCCTGCTGGACGTCGCCGTCCCCATTGAGGTGGCCGACGAGGTGGTGGCCGTCATCCAGGAGGGCCTGTCCAACACTGCCCGGCACGCGCAGGCCGGGAGGGCGGAGGTCACCCTGGACGCCGGTGCCGAGCTGGTGGTCACCGTCACGGACGACGGCGTCGGGCTGCCCACGGGCGGCCGGCGCAGCGGCCTCGCCAACCTGGGCGAGCGGGCTGCCGCGCTGGGCGGGTCGTTCGACGCCGGGCGGCTGCCCCACGGCGGGACCCGCCTGGTGTGGCGGGTGCCGCTCAAGGACGGCTGATCTCCAGCACGTCGCCGACCGGGAGCCTGGGCGTCGGGGATCCCTCCGGCCCGTACCCGAGGCGCACCAGCATCTGGACGTGGCCCGGGCCCCGGTCCGGGTCCTGCGCCGCCGCGCGCAGATCGGGCCACTCCACGAGCTCGTGGAGCAGACCCGCCCGGACGTGGTGAACGGTGGCCAGCAGGAGGGCGTGCTCCAGGGCCATGCCGGCCCGGATCCAGTCCCGTGGGCGGTCGTGCGCGGTGGTGAGGACGGCCAGGCACGGCTCGGCCTCGAAGGCCGCGGACCGGGGCCGGCCGGTGCCCGCGAAGTCCCGCACGGGTATCCGTCCTGCGGTGTCGTGGGGCCCGAGCGCGGCGACGGGGATGCCGCGTGCGGGCCCGCCCGGCTCGTGGACGGCGCTCCGGTCCTCGGCGCGGCGCGCCGGGTCGGCGGCGCTGCGCCGTTCGGCCCGGACGGCGAGGTCCAGCAGCCGCGTGGTCTCCTCCCGGTCGGGGAAGGACAGGTCGGCCTCCTCGGCCCGGGCGGCCTCGGCGAGGTCGTCGAGCACGGCGGCCGGGACGGGCTCACCGGTGAACGGTGTCCGGACGGTGTGCCGGCGCCAGATCGCGTCGTAGAGCCTGCCGGTGAGCGGCAGGGCGACCGGGGAGGGCCGGTCCAGCACGACGGACGCCACCAGGTCGGGCGCCTCCGAGTCCGGCAGCAGCCGGACCTCGGGTGCCCAGCCCAGGCGGCGGGCGGCGGTGCGCAGATTGAGCAGCGCGGCGCCGACGGAGAGGTACAGGGCGCGCCCGTCGGGGTCGATGGCCGGCAGCGGGCGGTCGTCGCTCACCCGGAGTTCCAGGCTGGAGATGTCCTCGCTGAGCCGGAACCGCCAGGGCTGGCTGTTGTGGACGGACGGGGCGGCGACGGCGGCCGAGATGAGCTTCTCCAGGGCCGCGGCATCGATGGCCGGGGTGGTCATGGCGGTCTCCTCCGAGTGCCGGGTCAGCCGGGCCCGGCGCCGCGGCCGGCTCGGAGGGCGTCCATGCGGTGGCGGTACTCGTCGGCGTCGATCTCGCCGCGCGCGAACCGCTCACCGAGCATGTCCTCCGGCGTGGGCCGCGGGACCGGACCGCCGGCCCGCGGGTCGGACGGCCGGGCGCCGGGGTGCTGGTGCTGCGCACGGCCGAGGTAGCGGACGAGGAGCACGACGCCGAAGACCAGCAGGCCCCAGAAGAGCACCATGGCAACGGTCATCAGGCCCCATCCCCAGCCGTTCATCCCGTGGTCGTACATCATCGCGGCCTCCTCGGCCGGGCGTGGTCGGGTCGTGCGACCCTCACCACCAGCATCCGCCCGGGCTCCGGCCCCGCGATGGGGCCGATCGGCTCCCTCCGCCGGGCCGGGTGGACTCAGTGCGACCGGGGCGGATGCTCGGCCTCGGCCTGCGCGGCGAGTACTGCGGCCTGGAGGCGGCGCTCGACGCCGAGCTTGGCGAGCAGGCGCGAGACGTGGTTCTTGACGGTCTTCTCCGCCAGGTAGAGCTCCTGGCCGATCTGGCGATTGGTCTTGCCCTCGCCGACGAGCACGAGGATCTCGCGCTCGCGAGGGGTCAACTGGGCCAGCGCCGCATCGGTGTCGCTCTCGTCGTGGTGGCGCAGGCTCTCCATGAGCTTGCGGGTGGTGGCCGGGTCCAGCATGGACTGCCCGGACGCCACCGTCCGCACCGCCGCGACGAGGTCCGCACCCTTGACCTGTTTGAGGGCGTACCCGGCCGCGCCGGCCATGATGGCGTCCAGCAGGGCGTCGTCGTCGTCGAACGAGGTCAGCATCAGGCATGCCAGGTCGGGCATGGTGTCGCGCAGCTCCCGGCAGACGGTGACGCCGTCACCGTCGGGGAGGCGGACGTCGAGCACGGCCACGTCCGGGCGGAGCGCCGGCACCCGGGCCAGGGCCTGGGCGCAGGTGCCCGCCTCGCCGATCACCTCGATGTCGGGTTCGGCCTCCAGCAGGTCCCGGACACCCCGGCGCACCACCTCGTGGTCGTCGAGGAGGAACACCCGCACGGGCGGCCCGTCCTCGCCGTGGCGCGTGCCGTCCATCGTGGCTCCCTCGGGCAGACATCGGTCTCCTCGATTCTGCGCGTGAGTGCACGGTGGCGCGCAGCGGCAGGCACCGGACGGCGGCGGGCCGCACCGGGCCGATCGTCAGACCGGCGCAGTGGTCGCCACCGTGACGTCGACGACACCCGGGACGGCCCGGACGGCCGCGGCCAGCTGCGTGAGGACGGCGGCGTCCTGCCGGCCGCAGGTGAGGGTGATACGGCCGTCCTCCGCACGTACGCCGACGGACGCGGCGAGAGCGGGGCCCAGGACGGCCCGCAGCTCGGCGACGATCTGGTCGACGAGGTCGGTGTCGGCCCGGAGATGCACTTTGAGCAGGTCACCGCGGCTGACGACACCGATCAGGAAGCCTTCGTCGTCGACCACCGGGAGGCGCTTGACGCGGCCGCGCGCCATGGCGCGCCCGGCTTCCGCGAGCGGGCTGTCGGGGTGGACGGTGATCGCCGGTTCCGACATCAGCCGGCCGGCGGTGTACGCGTCGGCCCGGTCGGGGTCGTGGTCCCGGGCGGCCAGCAGGTCGGTCTCGGAGACGACGCCGACGACCCGGCCGTCACCGGCCAGGACCGGCACGGCCCGGACCTTCCACTGCTGCAGGGTCTCCAGGACCTCCGTGAAGGTCGCGCTGCGGCCGACGGCGACGACAGCCCGGGTCATGACGTCCGCGACGGTGTTCAGCCGGCTGTTCATGAGGTGCTCCTCAGGTGGTCGGGCGGCGCCCCCGGGGCGCCGGGCCTGCGGCGCCCTCACGGAGCGTGCTCCAGGAGAGCGGGCCCAGCAGGTCCTCGAGTCGTTGCAGGACGTCCAGGAAGAGGTCGTCGACGGAGAGGAGGCCGACGAGTCGGCCACCGCCGAGCACGGGCAGCCGGCGCACCCCTGTACGCCGGAACGTCCGGTAGGCGGTGCCGAGGTCGTCCGCGGCGTCGACGGTGGTCACGGGGGCGGACATCAGGCCCGAGACCGGGGTGTCCGGTCCCAGGCCGGCCGCGAGGGTGCGGAGTGCGAGGTCGCGGTCGGTGAGGACCCCGTGCAGACCGTCCGGACCGGTGACGAGCACGCAGCCGACGGACTGCTCGGCCATCCGGGCGGCCGCGTGGCGGGCGGTCGCGTGCAGAGGGACGGTGACCGGTGGTGTGATCATCAGGTCGGCGATGCGCATCGGTGCTCCTGCCACGTGGTCGGGGCCTCGCGGCCTCCTGGTGCCGCCGGCTCCCGGCCCGCCTCTTCAGGACGCCACACCTGGCAGCCCCGGGCGAGGGCTCGGCAGGGCACCGCCGCTGGGTCGGTCGGCCCCTCGCGGGCGCTGCCCGGCCCTGCGGACAGGGGGCACGAGCCTCTGGAGCGGCGTGGCCCCGGTCGGTGACGCTGGGCGGGGAGGGAAGGGAGCAGAACGGCGGACTGCCGGTCCCGAAGGCGGTGGCACGACCCCGACCGGGTTCGCCCCGCCCGCGCGGCCGCGCACTCCGCCGTGTCTGCGCACTCCGTCCGGCCCCCGGCCGGACCTAACACGCCCCGGGAGCAGCCATGTGCCGTGTCGTCAGGTTCGCCGATCTGGGACGCGACGACGTCGGACGGGTGGGAGGCAAGAACGCCTCGCTGGGCGAGCTGGTCGGCCACCTCGCGCCGGCGGGCGTCCGCGTGCCCGACGGGTTCGCCGTGACCGCCGACGCCTACCGCGAGTTCCTCGCCACCGGCGGGCTGCGGGAGACCGTCGCCGAACAGATCCGCCGCCTGCACGACGGCGCGCCGCTGGCGCAGGTGGGATCCGCGGTGCGGGCCGCCTTCCTGGCCACGGCGCTGCCGTACCCGCTGGTGGCGGAGATGGGTGATGCGTACGCCCGACTCGCCGAGCAGACGGGTCGGCCCGATCCGGACGTGGCCGTCCGCAGCAGTGCCACCGCCGAGGACCTACCGGAGGCGAGCTTCGCCGGGCAGCAGGAGACGTTCCTCAACGTCCGCGGCGCCGCCGCCCTGTCGGAGGCGTGCCGGCGCTGCTTCGCGTCCCTGTTCACCGACCGGGCGATCGACTACCGGGAACGGCTCGGCTTCGATCACCTCTCGGTGGCACTGTCGGTCGGCGTACAGCTGATGGTCCGTTCGGACCTGGGCGGCGCCGGAGTGATGTTCACCCTCGACCCGGAGAGCGGCTTTCCGCAGGCCGTCGTGGTGAGCGCGGCCTGGGGCCTCGGCGAGACCGTCGTCAGTGGGCAGGTCGACCCCGACGAGTACCTGGTCTTCAAGCCGCTGCTCAAGGACGAGAACCTGGATCCGGTTCTGGCGTCCACCGTCGGAGCCAAACGGCGCAAGGCCGTGTACGCGGACGAGGGCCTGACACGGACGGTCGACACCACGGCGCAGGAGCGGGCCTCCTGGTCCTGACCGACAGCGAGGTGCGCAGCCTCGCCCGGTGGGCGGTCGCGGTCGAGGAGCACTACGGCTGCCCGATGGACCTCGAGTGGGCGAAGGACGGCACCACGGGAGGGCTGTACATCGTCCAGGCCAGGCCTGAGACCGTCCAGTCACGGCGCCGGGGGCCGTCCTGCGCCGCTACCGGCTGACCGGCACCGGCGAGCGGCTGGCCACCGGCATCGCCGTCGGCGAGGCGATCGGCACCGGCCCCGTGTGCGGTCTCACCAGCCCCGTGGAGCTGGAACGGTTCCCGGCCGGGGCGGTGCTCGTCACCCCGATCACCGACCCCGACTGGGAGCCGCTGATGAAGCTGGCCTCGGCGATCGTCACCGACCACGGCGGCCGCACCTCGCACGCGGCCATCGTCAGCCGGGAACTCGGCGTGCCGGCCGTGGTCGGTACCGGGCGGGCCACCGCCGTGCTGACCGACCGGCAGGAGGTGACGGTCTCCTGCGCCGAGGGCTCGGAGGGGCACGTGTACGCCGGGCACGTGGACTTCGAGGAGTCCGAGACGGACGCCTCGGCGCTGCCCGCGACCCGGACGAAAGTGATGCTCAACCTCGCCGATCCGTCGGCGGCATTCCGCTGGTGGCGGCTGCCGGCCGACGGTGTGGGGCTCCTCCGGACGGAATTCATGGTCGCCCACCAGATCCGCGTCCACCCGATGGCACTGGTCCACCCCGAACGGCTGCCGGCCGCGGACAGGCGCCTGCTCGACGAACTGACCGAGGGATACCCGGACGGGACGGAGTACTTCGTCGAGCGTCTGGCGCAGGGCATCGCCAGGATCGCCGCCTCGCGCTGGCCGGACCCGGTCGTCGTGCGGATGAGCGACTTCAAGACCAACGAGTACGCACGGCTGGTCGGCGGCGCGCCGTTCGAGCCGGTGGAGGCCAACCCGATGATCGGGTGGCGGGGCGCCAGCCGGTACGACGACGAGCGCTACCGCGAGGGTTTCGCCCTGGAGTGCCGGGCGCTGCGCAGGGTCCGGGTGGACACCGGCCTGACCAATGTCGTCGTCATGATCCCGTTCTGCCGCACACCGCAGGAGGCCGACCGCGTCCTCGCCGCGATGGCGGGCAACGGCCTGGCCCGCGGCGACCACGGCCTGCGGGTGTACGTGATGGCCGAGATCCCGTCCAACATCCTGCTGGCGGAGCAGTTCGCCGAGCGGTTCGACGGGTTCTCCATCGGCAGCAACGACCTGACCCAGCTCACCCTCGGGGTCGACCGCGACTCCGAGCTGCTCGCCCACCTCTTCGACGAACGGGATCCGGCTGTCACCCGCAGCATCGAGCATCTGATCACCGCGGCGCACACCGCCGGCCGCACCGTGGGCCTCTGCGGTCAGCGTCCGAGCAACGACCCGGAATTCACCCGGTTCCTGGTCGGCGCCGGGATCGACTCGGTCTCGGTGACACCGGACAGCTTCGCCGCGGTGAAGCAGCACGTGGCGGCGGCTGAGCAGGCGCTCGCCGGCTGACACCTGGCCTTCCGTCCCGTGCCGGCCCGGCACGGGACGCAGGGGTCACCGCCCTGCGTGGTAGGCCCGGGGATGCTCGACCGCCACGTCGGTGTCGTCCTCCAGGAAGTCCAGGGTCTGGTGGACGGCCACCACTCCGTCCACCGCGCGGCACAACTGCTCGGTGACGGCGACGAGACTGCGCCTCGGTACCCGGCCGGTCAGCGTGACCACACCGTCGTGCACGGTGACCCGGACGGCGTCCGGGGCCAGCCACAGCGTCCCGCCGAGCACGTCGTGGGTGATCTCCTCGCGGATCGCACCATCGTGGCGCAGGAAGACCTGGAGCAGGTCCCGCCGGCTGACGATGCCGACCAGCCGACCGATCTCGTCGACCACGGGCAGCCGCTTGACCCTGTGCTTGTCCATCGCGCGGGCGGCCTCGGGGATCGACCAGCCGGGACGGGCCGCCACAGCGGGCGCGGTCATCAGCCCGCCGGCGGTCTCGGCCTCCGCCCGGGCCCGGTCGTGCGCGCCGAGCCAGCGTCCGGGCGTACCGCTCTCCGGGTCGGGCAGCACCGCCGCCTTCCGGAGGAGGTCCGCCTCGGAGACCATCCCGAGCGGACGGCGCTGGTCGTCGACGACCGGCAGGGCGGTGATGTCGTTGCGGTGGAAGAGCAGCGCGATCTCCTTGAACGGCGTGTCGGGGCCGGCGGTGACGACCTCGCGGGTCATGACGTCGTGAACGGTGCGGTGCGACATGGTCCTCACTCCTCCGGGTGGTCCGAACTCCTCCACTGTCCGCCGCACGGCGTCGACGGCACAGGGCCGTTCGGTCCCGGAGCCGGGGCCGCTGCGCCCGTGCCCGGAACGGTCCGGCGGAGCGACCATGGGCAGAGGACCAGCCATCGGAGGCCGGACATGACCACGGAGAACGGCGCCGGCCGACCGGCGCCCCGACCGGGACTGCTCACCTTCCTCGGCGGCGTCGGGACGGTCACGGGCAGCAAGTTCCTGGTGGAGACCGACAACGCGCGGCTGATGGTGGACTGCGGCCTGTTCCAGGGCCTGGCCGAACTACGGCGACGCAACCGCCGGCCGCTCCCGCTCGACGCTGCGGACGTCCGGGCGGTGGTCCTCACCCACGCCCACCTCGACCACTGCGGCTACCTCCCCGGCTGGTCCGCGAGGGGTTCCGGGGCCCCGTGCTGACGACCCCGGACACGGCGCGCCTCGCCGAACTGATCCTCCGGGACAGCGCCCACCTGCTGCGCGAGGACGCCGACCACGCCAACCGGTACGGCTGGTCCAAGCACCGCCCCGCCGAGCCGCTGTACGACGACGAGGACGTCGAGAACACCCTGCGGATGTTCGATCCCGTCGCACTGGACACCGATGTCGAGATCACCGCCGGGATCGTCCTGCGGCTGCGCCGTGCCGGACACATCCTCGGCTCGGCCTGGGCACACCTCACCCTGGAGGACGGACACACCGTGGCCTTCAGCGGGGACCTGGGCCGGCCCGTCCACCCGCTGCTGCGCGCACCGGAGCCCTTCAGCGGCGCGGACGCGCTGGTGGTCGAGTCCACGTACGGCAACCGGCGTCACGAGGAGACAGCCGCACGCGAGTGGTTCGCCGGGGCGATCGAGCGCACCCTCGCCCGGGGTGGCACCGTGGTCGTCCCGTCGTTCGCGGTCGACCGGACGGAGGTCGTGCTGCACCAACTGGCCGAGCTGCGGCGCGAGGGCCGGCTCCCCGGGGACACCCCTGTCTTCGTCGACAGCCCGATGGCCCTGTCGGCCCTGCAGATCTACCGCGACGCCTTCGGGAACCGCTCGGACGAGCTGCGGCCCGATGTCCTGGAGCGCGGCGCCGCAGCCCTCGACCCGCAGCCGTTCACCCTGGTGCGCTCCCTCCAGGAGTCCCTGGCGCTCGAACGCTCCCGTGTCCCGTCCGTCATCGTGTCCGCCTCGGGAATGGCCACCGGCGGCCGTGTCGTGCACCACCTGCGCGGCCTGCTGCCGGATCCCCGCAACACGGTGATCGTGGTCGGCTTCGCGGCCGCAGGCACCCGGGCCCGCGATCTGGTCGACGGCACAAGGGCCCTGAAGATGTACGGCAGCTACGTCCCCGTGCGCGCAGAGGTCGTCAACGTGCCCGCCTTCTCCGCGCACGCCGACGCTTCCGAGATCCTCGACTGGCTGCGCGCCGCACCGCCGCCCGGTGCCACCTACCTGGTCCACGGCGAGCCGGAGGGCT
The Kitasatospora paranensis genome window above contains:
- a CDS encoding CBS domain-containing protein codes for the protein MRIADLMITPPVTVPLHATARHAAARMAEQSVGCVLVTGPDGLHGVLTDRDLALRTLAAGLGPDTPVSGLMSAPVTTVDAADDLGTAYRTFRRTGVRRLPVLGGGRLVGLLSVDDLFLDVLQRLEDLLGPLSWSTLREGAAGPAPRGRRPTT
- a CDS encoding MBL fold metallo-hydrolase; translation: MTTENGAGRPAPRPGLLTFLGGVGTVTGSKFLVETDNARLMVDCGLFQGLAELRRRNRRPLPLDAADVRAVVLTHAHLDHCGYLPGWSARGSGAPC
- a CDS encoding CBS domain-containing protein, producing the protein MSHRTVHDVMTREVVTAGPDTPFKEIALLFHRNDITALPVVDDQRRPLGMVSEADLLRKAAVLPDPESGTPGRWLGAHDRARAEAETAGGLMTAPAVAARPGWSIPEAARAMDKHRVKRLPVVDEIGRLVGIVSRRDLLQVFLRHDGAIREEITHDVLGGTLWLAPDAVRVTVHDGVVTLTGRVPRRSLVAVTEQLCRAVDGVVAVHQTLDFLEDDTDVAVEHPRAYHAGR
- a CDS encoding MBL fold metallo-hydrolase translates to MLTTPDTARLAELILRDSAHLLREDADHANRYGWSKHRPAEPLYDDEDVENTLRMFDPVALDTDVEITAGIVLRLRRAGHILGSAWAHLTLEDGHTVAFSGDLGRPVHPLLRAPEPFSGADALVVESTYGNRRHEETAAREWFAGAIERTLARGGTVVVPSFAVDRTEVVLHQLAELRREGRLPGDTPVFVDSPMALSALQIYRDAFGNRSDELRPDVLERGAAALDPQPFTLVRSLQESLALERSRVPSVIVSASGMATGGRVVHHLRGLLPDPRNTVIVVGFAAAGTRARDLVDGTRALKMYGSYVPVRAEVVNVPAFSAHADASEILDWLRAAPPPGATYLVHGEPEGSAALRDRIDRELGWTAVVPRPGERVLVR
- a CDS encoding Acg family FMN-binding oxidoreductase; the encoded protein is MTRHSEETAMTTPAIDAAALEKLISAAVAAPSVHNSQPWRFRLSEDISSLELRVSDDRPLPAIDPDGRALYLSVGAALLNLRTAARRLGWAPEVRLLPDSEAPDLVASVVLDRPSPVALPLTGRLYDAIWRRHTVRTPFTGEPVPAAVLDDLAEAARAEEADLSFPDREETTRLLDLAVRAERRSAADPARRAEDRSAVHEPGGPARGIPVAALGPHDTAGRIPVRDFAGTGRPRSAAFEAEPCLAVLTTAHDRPRDWIRAGMALEHALLLATVHHVRAGLLHELVEWPDLRAAAQDPDRGPGHVQMLVRLGYGPEGSPTPRLPVGDVLEISRP
- a CDS encoding CBS domain-containing protein encodes the protein MNSRLNTVADVMTRAVVAVGRSATFTEVLETLQQWKVRAVPVLAGDGRVVGVVSETDLLAARDHDPDRADAYTAGRLMSEPAITVHPDSPLAEAGRAMARGRVKRLPVVDDEGFLIGVVSRGDLLKVHLRADTDLVDQIVAELRAVLGPALAASVGVRAEDGRITLTCGRQDAAVLTQLAAAVRAVPGVVDVTVATTAPV
- a CDS encoding response regulator transcription factor, yielding MDGTRHGEDGPPVRVFLLDDHEVVRRGVRDLLEAEPDIEVIGEAGTCAQALARVPALRPDVAVLDVRLPDGDGVTVCRELRDTMPDLACLMLTSFDDDDALLDAIMAGAAGYALKQVKGADLVAAVRTVASGQSMLDPATTRKLMESLRHHDESDTDAALAQLTPREREILVLVGEGKTNRQIGQELYLAEKTVKNHVSRLLAKLGVERRLQAAVLAAQAEAEHPPRSH
- the ppsA gene encoding phosphoenolpyruvate synthase yields the protein MAVGEAIGTGPVCGLTSPVELERFPAGAVLVTPITDPDWEPLMKLASAIVTDHGGRTSHAAIVSRELGVPAVVGTGRATAVLTDRQEVTVSCAEGSEGHVYAGHVDFEESETDASALPATRTKVMLNLADPSAAFRWWRLPADGVGLLRTEFMVAHQIRVHPMALVHPERLPAADRRLLDELTEGYPDGTEYFVERLAQGIARIAASRWPDPVVVRMSDFKTNEYARLVGGAPFEPVEANPMIGWRGASRYDDERYREGFALECRALRRVRVDTGLTNVVVMIPFCRTPQEADRVLAAMAGNGLARGDHGLRVYVMAEIPSNILLAEQFAERFDGFSIGSNDLTQLTLGVDRDSELLAHLFDERDPAVTRSIEHLITAAHTAGRTVGLCGQRPSNDPEFTRFLVGAGIDSVSVTPDSFAAVKQHVAAAEQALAG
- a CDS encoding SHOCT domain-containing protein, which encodes MMYDHGMNGWGWGLMTVAMVLFWGLLVFGVVLLVRYLGRAQHQHPGARPSDPRAGGPVPRPTPEDMLGERFARGEIDADEYRHRMDALRAGRGAGPG